In Acidisarcina polymorpha, the DNA window ACCAGTCGCATGTTGGGGGCGTGTGCCCAGGGGAAATCTTCCAAGCGGGAACGGTCGCCGATGCCAACAATCGCGACATCGGGGAGCCGCTCCACGATCCCGGGGAGAATACCCTTGATGTACATGCCGACACCGGATGAGTCGATCCAGCGAAGGTCGATGGCGAGTTGGGTCATAGGGTTAGACTCGAGCAGGCGTTACCGGTTGTTCTACTCTCAGGAAAGCACGGCGGCTGAATTCTGAATGTCGTTGACATTGCTTTGTCCCGTCAACGCCGCAGCCTTGACTGTTTTCGCGACTTCCTATTATTGCAATTGGTACCGGCGAGCCGCAGGGCCGAGTTCTTGCGCGCAAAGAAGTAGATTAGCGAGTCCATCCATCAATAGCAGGGCAGATCATCCGGTCGTTGTGCCGATCACCAAGTTGGTAAACTTGCCAACTCGCGGCTGCCTACGCGCGATCTGAGCAACCATTGCTCCGCTTCAAGCACTCTCCTTTATATGCCTGCACTCTCGTGTTCCTTGCCGGCATACGTTATTGTCTGATTCGTCAGGCGGCTAAATCTATGGGTCGATGGGCACGGTCTCCGGCTACCTGGCGGTCCTCGAGGTTGAGCCTACTACCGGGTACCCTCGCTTTTCGCGAATACGCAGGCCTTGCCACGGGTAGAAGAAGGACTGCCGAGAGGCCGGCATGGTTGGGGAGCGAGTCGATGGTGAGATATATCTCAGAAGCGTAGTGACCTTTGGGTGCCGGTGGTAACCGTGGATTTCACCGCAACTGAGCGCGAGATACCGGGTTCCCATCAATTATGGCATCGCTCGAAGTGGGAACGCACTCCCGGGCAAATCGATCTTTCGTTCCTTAGGACGCTCGGCGTGATAACTTAAACTGGGAATGTATCCCGCAAACTACGAGAAGGTGAGGGTAAGACCACCTTCGGAGGCCCATACGAATGCGCGTGCTGTTTCTGAATCCACCTTTCCACCCGCGATTTTCTCGAGAGCAGCGCAGCCCCGCGGTTACTAAAAGCGGAACGTTATATTACCCCAAGTGGTTAGCGACGGCTGCAGGGGTTGCGATCAAGAACGGGCATGAGGTGGATCTGGTCGACGCCCCCGCCGGCGGCTACTCGGTGCAGGCGGTAATCGACCGGATCGAAGCCAAGAACATCGATGCGGTAGTTTGCGATACCTCGACACCCAGCATTCTGAACGACATCAGCGTCATTGAGTCGCTGGTGGCCGCGAGGCCATCGCTGCACACGCTGATGGTTGGCCGCCACGTGTCCTCGCTGCCGAAGGAGACGCTGGCGATGTCGACGTCGCTGCAGGCAGTGGCGATCCGAGAATACGAGTACACGGTGCGGGATTGGCTGGCGGCGAAGGCCTGCGGGGCCGACCTCTCAAGCGTCGATGGACTGGTCTGGCGCCGGGGGGCGGGCGCGGGTGAGATTGTGACCAATACGCAACGCGCGGCCATCCATAATCTGGATGAGTTGCCGTTTGTCTCCGAGGTCTACAAGCGATTTCTACATACTCCGGATTACTTTTATGGCCACTCGCTGTGGCCACTGGTGGTCTTTGATACCAGCCGCGGATGCCCTTATCATTGCTCCTTTTGCGTCTACCCGCAGACGTTCAGCGGTCACACGATGCGGTACCGTTCGGTAGCGAATGTCGCCGACGAGTTCGAATATGTTGCGCGCGAGATGCCCGAGATCAAGACGGTGATGCTCGAAGACGATACCTTTATCGTGAGCAAGCCGCGCACCCTCGAGCTTGCGAAGGAACTGATCAAGCGCGGCAACAAGCTGCCCTTCGATGCGAACTGCCGGGCTGATATTGGCGCTGATGTGGAGTTTCTCTCCGTCGTCCATCAGGCGGGCGCGCGTCTTTTCTGCGTCGGCTTCGAGAGCGGCGATGTAGAAGTCATCAACGGCATGAAGAAGAACAACGACGACCGGCGCGACTCGAAATATCACGAGGAGGCGCATAAGTTTGTTCGCCGCTGCCAGGACGCCGGCATTATGGTCCATGGCTGCTTCATGGTCGGCAATCTGAATGAGACGCCGGCGAGCATGGAGAAGACGCTGGACTTTGCCAAGGCGCTGAGGCCGGATACGGCGCAGTTCTTCCCTATCATGGTGTACCCGGGCACGACCGCCTACCAGGAAGCCAAGAAGCGCGATTACATCCAGATCGAAGACTGGGGCGCGTGGCTGACCAAGGACGGCCTGCATAACAGCGTCGTGACCCTGCCGAACATCACCCACGAACAGCTGGTGAGCTTCTGCGATCGAGCGCGGCGAAGCTTCTATCTAGCCCCCTCCTACCTGCTTTACAAGGCAAAACAATCGCTGAAGGACCGGCGCGAGCTGCAGCGCAACCTCAAGGGTTTCCTGACCTTGTCCAAGTACCTGCTGAAGGGCAGTGAACACGAGAAGACCTCAGCTGCCACAACGCCCCAGGCTCCTAATAAAACCCAAGGCGCCACAGCCTAACGAGCTAGCGCGCGACTCCTCCATGGGTGAGTCGCGCGCGCTCCTCTTTCGGTTTTGAAAGCGCACGTGAAGACTCCGATCGAAGCCACGCCACTTACGAATCGAGCAGGTTTGGTTCAGTCCGCCTTACCACCTTCTATTTCGGTAATCATCCCGACGTTCAATGGGGCGCGCCGGATCGGGCAGTGTCTGACGGCATTGCTCTCCCAGGCAGGGAGCCGCGACCTCGAAATCCTGGTGGTCAATGACGGCTCGACCGATGATACGGCAGCGGTGGTGGGCGGCTATTCCGGTGTCCGCCTGATTAACCAGGCCAATTCAGGGCCCGCGGCGGCACGGAATCGCGGCGCTTTGGAATCGCGCGGAAGTATCCTGCTCTTCACCGACGACGATTGCGTTCCTATGCCGGATTGGCTGGACGCGATGCTGGAACCGTTTGCGGACCCGGAAGTAGTTGGCGCCAAGGGGATTTACCGGACCCGGCAGACTGCCTTGGCGGCGCGATTCGTTCAGATCGAGTATGAAGATAAATACCACCTCATGGCCGGGCTGCCGAGTATCGACTTCATCGATACTTATTCGGCGGGCTTCGTTCGGGAGCGCTTCCTCGAAATGACCGGCTACGACACCTCGTTTCCGGTGGCGTGCGCGGAAGATGTCGAGCTTTCTTATCGAATGTCAGCGCGTGGCTGGAAGATGGTCTTTGTTCCCAAGGCGATCGTTTACCATACGCATCCGGCGACGTTCTGGAGCTACCTGAAGAAGAAATACAAATTCGCCTTCTGGCGCGTGCTCGCGGTGGGAAAGAACCCCAGCAAAGGTGTGAAGGATAGCCATACGCCGCAGCTCATGAAGTTGCAGCTTCTATTTGCCCCTGCACTGATGGCCGGCTTGCTCATCGATCGAGTGGTGCGGCCTCGAGTTTCAGTGAGTGCTGTAGTGATTGGCTCTTTCCTTGTGAGCACGCTGCCCTTCGTTGGGCGGGCCCTGCGGAAGGATCCGGTGATCGCGGCATTATCCCCTTTGTTGTTGGCCGCTCGGGCGTGCGCCCAGGTCTTGGGAGTTGCTGGAGGCTTAATCTACGCACGTCGCCATCCGGCGGCGATTCGTACCGATCTACCCGCCTAAGCGTACTCCTTGACGTTTAAAGCTCAGTTGTCTCGGGATGCGTACAAGATCGGCGACTCCGTCGCTCCCGCTGCGGATGACAGTGAGTGCGAAGGGCACAACTCCTATAATTCCGCAGACCCGGGTGGCCCTTCACCATGCGCGTCTTCCGATTCAGGGAATTTGAGTTTTACGAGCAAACGCTGGAGCTCCAGAGGAGCGGCGCGCCGGTCCATCTTCAGCAGCAGCCGGCGCGGGTGCTTGCCTTTCTCCTGAACCATCGCGGTTCGCTGGTCACTCGCGAGCAGATTCGCCTGGCGATTTGGGGTGAGGACACTTTTGTTGATTTCGAGCAGGGGCTCAACTTTTGCATCCGTCAGATACGCCTTGCCATGAATGATCAGGCTGAGCACCCGCGGCACATCGAAACCCTTCCCCGGCTCGGTAATCGCTGCATTTCGCCGATCGACGAGATCGGTGAGCCTGCCTTGGCGAAGAAGCGCATTCGCATCGCGGTGGTTCCTTTCGAAGACCTTTCCGGTGAAATTGCAAGCTACTTCGCCGCTGGACTCACTGAAGATATGGTCTCCGCGCTTTCGCGCATTCAACCGGCGAGCCTACGAATCAGTGCGATCCCCAGGCTGAATGCAGACGATGCCTCCTCTGACTACTTCGAACGGCTGCAAAGGCAGCTCAATCTGGACTATCTTCTGCGTGGGTCGGTGAGGCGATCGGGCGATCGGCTTCGCATTTGCGCCCAGCTTTATGATCTCCGCGACAAAAGCATCCTTTGGTCGGAGACCTACGACCGGAAAACGGGCGATCTGCTGGCGATGCAGGAGGAGGTCACGCAGCGCGTGAGTCAATCGCTGACGCTGGAACTCTTTCCCGGCGCCACTTTTGGTTCCCGACGATATTCGCGATCGTCCGCCCCGTACGATGCTTATCTCAAAGGCCGCTTCTTCTGGCACAAGATGACCACAGAGGCGATCCGGACCAGCATGGCCTACTTTCAAGAGGCATTGTCTATCACTAGAAGCTTTGCGCCGGCACATGCGGGTCTGGCCGACTGTTATGCCCAGATGGGATCGGTGCGCGTGGGGCAAATGAGGAGAGGTGGAAAGCCAGCACGGCTGAGAATGCCGCCCGTTCGCCTGCCGAGGCAGCTATGGTAGGTTTTTTCTTATGGACCAGAATGTCGTTCTAATCGCCGCAAAGTCTTCAGGCCCGCGCCCGGAGCTCCTGACCCCGATCGAAAATGACGCGCGGATTGTGGTGGGTAACAGTCTGGAGGCGTTCGGCGATTCCCTCGCCGAAGCCACCGTGCTGTTCAACTGGTCAGCATCAAAAGAGCTGCTTCGCCAAATCGTCCTCGCCGCCCCAAAGCTGCGCTGGGTGCACTCCCGCAATGCCGGGCTCGACAACATGCTTTTTCCCGAGCTCGTGGAGAGCCCGATTCCCCTCACCAACGGCAGCGGAGTCTTCAGCCCCTCGCTCGGCGAGTTCGCGTTGCTCGCCATGCTCTACTTTGCCAAGGACGTGCCGCGGCTCCGGCGCCAGCAGATTGCCGGACTCTGGAAGCCCTTCGACATGCATCCCATCGAGCGCAAGACGGTTGGGATCGTAGGCTACGGGGACATCGGGCGCGAAGTCGGTTTGCGCGCCAAGGCGATGGGGATGCGGGTCCTGGCTCTGAAACGCCATCTTCCGCAAGCCGGAAGCGACCCTGGACCGGTGGACGCCTTCTATGCGACCAGCCAGCTTGTCGAAATGGCCGGTCTCTGCGATTACCTGGTCGTAGCCGCGCCGCTCACCGCTGAAACCCATCATTTGGTGGGAGAGCAAGTCTTCGCGGCGATGAAATCCGAAGCAGTCGTCGTCAATGTAGGCCGCGGTCCGGTCATCGACGAAGCCGCGCTGGTCCGCGCCCTGAGCGAGGGGCGCATCAAGGGCGCGGGCCTCGATGTCTTCGAGCACGAACCGCTCCCCGGAGACAGCCCGCTCTACAAGCTCGAAAATGTTTTGCTCTCTCCCCACTGCGCCGACAATCACGCCGAGTGGCTCGAGGACGCGGCGCGGTTCTTTATCTCGCAGTATGAGCGTTTTCGCAAAGGCGAATCCCTGCGCAACGTCGTCGACAAAAAGCTCGGCTACTGACAGAGCTTCCTGCCCGCTCTGCTCCTACGCGGGGATGATTCTCCCCTCCCGCAGCCGCGTGAAGACGTCGACGAAAGATAGATAGGTCTCCTGATATTCCTCAAAGCCTGCTTTGCGGCTCTTGGTCATGTCGTTGACGCACTCGACCTCCCGGCCAAGATCGGCATCGGTGTGCCACCAGGAGGCAAGCTTCTCTACCTCTTCCTCGACGAGCCCGTGCTGGCCGGCGATCTCTTTCCAGATCCGGCCCGCATCGCGCATGACTCCTTGAAGAGGTGCGGGAACCTGGCCAGGGCCAACCGCGCGCACACCGAACCACTCTGCCAGTTGCGGCCACAGCCACCGCCACCGGAAGATCTCTCCATTGACGATGTTGAATGCCTGGTTGGCCACCGCTGGCGTGGTGGAAGCCCACTCAAGATGATGGGCCAAAATTCTCGCGTCGGTTACGTCCGTCAGGGCGTTCCATTGAAACTGCGAGCCAGGAAAGACGAACGGCTCACCGGTATGCCGGCAGATGGTCGCATAGACGGCCAGTGTCACCCCCATATTCATGGCATTGCCAAGGGCGTAGCCGATTACTGTGTGCGGACGATGAACGCTCCAGGTGAATCCGTGCCGCTGGGCAGCAGCGTAAAGGATGTCTTCCTGGGTGTAGTAGAAGTTCAGGCCGGGGAGACGCGGTGCATCCTCCCGGAAAGGAGTCTCGGCGGTTGATTGTCCGTAGGACTCGAACGGCCCCAGATAATGCTTGGTACCCGTAACCAGGGCGGCGTGGGCGAGCGATTTGGCGGGCGCGAGCGCGGCGAGCAGATTCTCGACCATCGCCCCGTTCACCCGAACGTTTTCTATTTCAGTTTCCTGTCTGGCCCACGTACAGATAAAAAGATGGCTCACATCTAACGCGGAAAGCGCATCGCGTACCGAGTCGGCATCCTGCAAGTCTGCAATGACGGGCCGAAGACCGGGTAGCGGACGCGGACGCCGCGCCAATCCGTAGACCCCCCAACCCTTGGCAAGCAGATGAGCGGCAAGGTTCTCGCCGGTAATGCCAGTCGCGCCGGCTATCAGGGCAGTTCGATTCATGAGGACTCGCTTTCCGCAGGCGCGACAACATCCACGCCGCGCTCTTCCTTTTAACTAGATTGAGACTTCCTAATTAGAGAGATGCTGCCAGAATGAAGAAGGAGCCATGGCCAGGCTGCTCCGACTCACATCGTGGATTCAATCCTGGCCAGGAAGGCAGTCAGGTCGGCGGGAAGCGGCGATTGCAGCGCAACCGTCTTTCCGGTACGGGGGTGGGCGAATTCCAGTTCCGCCGCGTGAAGGAAATTCCGGTCGAGGGAGACCGATCCAGCCGAGATATCCGGGAGACGCTTGCGGCGCAGGGTCGATGCGGTCGCCAGTGGAATCACCGCGGGAGCGCCATAAAGCTTATCGCCGACTACCGGATGGCCGATCGAGGCCATGTGCACCCGGATCTGGTGGGTGCGACCGGTTTCGATGCGCACCGAGACCAGAGTAAAGCGGCCGAAGCGGGTGTTCAACCGGCGTAGGACCTTGTAGTGAGAGATGGCGGTGCGTCCGGCATCGGAGCGGCGAGTCGTCATGCGGGTGCGGCGCACCACGTCACGGCTCACCGGCGCATTGATGGTCCCGAAATCCTGCTTTAAATCACCATGAACCAGCGCCAGGTAAGTCTTGCTCAGGCTGCGGCTGGAGAACATCTCTGAGAGCGCCTGATGGGTCCGGTCATTCTTGGCGACGATGATGAGGCCGCTGGTCTCCTTGTCGAGGCGATGAACGATGCCCGGCCGCAGTTCGCCGGCAGTGGTCGATAGCGATTGAAAGTGATGCAGAAGCGCGTTTACTAGGGTGCCGCGGTTGCGCGCGTCATCGGTATCGCCGGCGCCCGCGTGCACCATCATTCCGGCCGGCTTGTTGATCACGGCAAGATCCTCGTCCTCAAAGACGATGTCGAGCGGGATCTCTTCAGCTAGAGCGCGGAGCGGCGGAGGCTGCGCTTCGCCGGTGACCACAATCGACTCGGTTCCATGCAGTTTATGGGAGGCTTTCGCCTGCTTCCCGTCGACCACAATGCCGCCCTGATCGAGGAGCAGTTGAATCCGTGACCGGCTGATGCCGTCGAGATGCGTCACCAGGAACTGGTCGAGACGGCGGCCCGCGAACTCGGGAGTGACCTCAAAGCAGCGAACTTCGGGTTCCTCGGCGGGGAGTTCGATTCCCGAAGATGGTACTGTGTCGGCCATAGACATTCCTTCTCAAGACTATCTCCTGTTCCGGCTGCGCAGGTTTTTAATCCAACTTCAGAAGAACCAATCGCCCCGGTAAAACATCATAACGAGGCGGCGTTCTTGATCGCGCAAGGGAGATTGCTGGCGAAATGGCTGAAAAATCAGAAGAACAACCGAAAGACGATCTGCTCCTGGTGGCCCATGTGAGGGCCCGCTTGTTGGGTGGCGAGGTGATTGACCTATTACCCTTCAAACACGAAACCGATGTGCGTGGAGAGGTCAACAGGTTTATCGAAGATTGGGTGAAAACTGGTTTCCTTTTGAAGCAGAACCTGTTGTATCCATGGCATCAAGTGCAGCGGGTGGAGGTGGTGTCGGTACAGATCCTGAACCCGGAGCAGGCCCAGCCATATCTCGAAGTCTGGAAGCTCGACACCGACGGCCAAAAGGACTTCTGGAAGACCCGTCAGCCGCAGGGCAAAAAGGACGGCGAAAAAGAGGGCGGCGCTCACTAGCGCGCCCGGAGAGATCCATATCAGCGAACGATCTGAGGCAGCGCGGATTCAGCGTTTGAAGGGGCGCGGCTTTTCAGCCGTGCGGTAAGTGCAAGCAGTTAAGGGCGGCTTCAACCGCTGGAGGCGAGCGCAATTCAATCAAAGCTTCCCCAGTGAACTGCCTAATGCTTTCCTGTCAACACGAGAACCGCTGGACGCAGCTTCGGAAAATACCTAAACCACCCTCAGAACGTGAGCCGAACGGCGAGTTGAATCTGCCGCTCCCGGTAGAGATTGCTGCTATTGCTATTGGTAACGGTGCCGAAGCCAGGCTGGTATGTGAGCCGAGGCAAGCTGGCCGGGGAGACCGCTCCGTCGATCAGGTAGCCGGAAGTGTTGACGCTGGTGACATTTTGATGGTTGAGCA includes these proteins:
- a CDS encoding B12-binding domain-containing radical SAM protein; amino-acid sequence: MRVLFLNPPFHPRFSREQRSPAVTKSGTLYYPKWLATAAGVAIKNGHEVDLVDAPAGGYSVQAVIDRIEAKNIDAVVCDTSTPSILNDISVIESLVAARPSLHTLMVGRHVSSLPKETLAMSTSLQAVAIREYEYTVRDWLAAKACGADLSSVDGLVWRRGAGAGEIVTNTQRAAIHNLDELPFVSEVYKRFLHTPDYFYGHSLWPLVVFDTSRGCPYHCSFCVYPQTFSGHTMRYRSVANVADEFEYVAREMPEIKTVMLEDDTFIVSKPRTLELAKELIKRGNKLPFDANCRADIGADVEFLSVVHQAGARLFCVGFESGDVEVINGMKKNNDDRRDSKYHEEAHKFVRRCQDAGIMVHGCFMVGNLNETPASMEKTLDFAKALRPDTAQFFPIMVYPGTTAYQEAKKRDYIQIEDWGAWLTKDGLHNSVVTLPNITHEQLVSFCDRARRSFYLAPSYLLYKAKQSLKDRRELQRNLKGFLTLSKYLLKGSEHEKTSAATTPQAPNKTQGATA
- a CDS encoding glycosyltransferase is translated as MKTPIEATPLTNRAGLVQSALPPSISVIIPTFNGARRIGQCLTALLSQAGSRDLEILVVNDGSTDDTAAVVGGYSGVRLINQANSGPAAARNRGALESRGSILLFTDDDCVPMPDWLDAMLEPFADPEVVGAKGIYRTRQTALAARFVQIEYEDKYHLMAGLPSIDFIDTYSAGFVRERFLEMTGYDTSFPVACAEDVELSYRMSARGWKMVFVPKAIVYHTHPATFWSYLKKKYKFAFWRVLAVGKNPSKGVKDSHTPQLMKLQLLFAPALMAGLLIDRVVRPRVSVSAVVIGSFLVSTLPFVGRALRKDPVIAALSPLLLAARACAQVLGVAGGLIYARRHPAAIRTDLPA
- a CDS encoding winged helix-turn-helix domain-containing protein, yielding MRVFRFREFEFYEQTLELQRSGAPVHLQQQPARVLAFLLNHRGSLVTREQIRLAIWGEDTFVDFEQGLNFCIRQIRLAMNDQAEHPRHIETLPRLGNRCISPIDEIGEPALAKKRIRIAVVPFEDLSGEIASYFAAGLTEDMVSALSRIQPASLRISAIPRLNADDASSDYFERLQRQLNLDYLLRGSVRRSGDRLRICAQLYDLRDKSILWSETYDRKTGDLLAMQEEVTQRVSQSLTLELFPGATFGSRRYSRSSAPYDAYLKGRFFWHKMTTEAIRTSMAYFQEALSITRSFAPAHAGLADCYAQMGSVRVGQMRRGGKPARLRMPPVRLPRQLW
- a CDS encoding D-2-hydroxyacid dehydrogenase — encoded protein: MDQNVVLIAAKSSGPRPELLTPIENDARIVVGNSLEAFGDSLAEATVLFNWSASKELLRQIVLAAPKLRWVHSRNAGLDNMLFPELVESPIPLTNGSGVFSPSLGEFALLAMLYFAKDVPRLRRQQIAGLWKPFDMHPIERKTVGIVGYGDIGREVGLRAKAMGMRVLALKRHLPQAGSDPGPVDAFYATSQLVEMAGLCDYLVVAAPLTAETHHLVGEQVFAAMKSEAVVVNVGRGPVIDEAALVRALSEGRIKGAGLDVFEHEPLPGDSPLYKLENVLLSPHCADNHAEWLEDAARFFISQYERFRKGESLRNVVDKKLGY
- a CDS encoding SDR family oxidoreductase, translating into MNRTALIAGATGITGENLAAHLLAKGWGVYGLARRPRPLPGLRPVIADLQDADSVRDALSALDVSHLFICTWARQETEIENVRVNGAMVENLLAALAPAKSLAHAALVTGTKHYLGPFESYGQSTAETPFREDAPRLPGLNFYYTQEDILYAAAQRHGFTWSVHRPHTVIGYALGNAMNMGVTLAVYATICRHTGEPFVFPGSQFQWNALTDVTDARILAHHLEWASTTPAVANQAFNIVNGEIFRWRWLWPQLAEWFGVRAVGPGQVPAPLQGVMRDAGRIWKEIAGQHGLVEEEVEKLASWWHTDADLGREVECVNDMTKSRKAGFEEYQETYLSFVDVFTRLREGRIIPA
- a CDS encoding RluA family pseudouridine synthase — translated: MADTVPSSGIELPAEEPEVRCFEVTPEFAGRRLDQFLVTHLDGISRSRIQLLLDQGGIVVDGKQAKASHKLHGTESIVVTGEAQPPPLRALAEEIPLDIVFEDEDLAVINKPAGMMVHAGAGDTDDARNRGTLVNALLHHFQSLSTTAGELRPGIVHRLDKETSGLIIVAKNDRTHQALSEMFSSRSLSKTYLALVHGDLKQDFGTINAPVSRDVVRRTRMTTRRSDAGRTAISHYKVLRRLNTRFGRFTLVSVRIETGRTHQIRVHMASIGHPVVGDKLYGAPAVIPLATASTLRRKRLPDISAGSVSLDRNFLHAAELEFAHPRTGKTVALQSPLPADLTAFLARIESTM